A genomic stretch from Burkholderia pyrrocinia includes:
- the def gene encoding peptide deformylase yields the protein MIREILKMGDPRLLEIAKPVERFDTPELHEIVADMFETMHHANGAGLAAPQIGIGLQIIIFGFGNNNRYPDAPPVPETVLINPKIEYMPPDMEEGWEGCLSVPGMRGVVSRYAKVRYSGFDQFGAKIDRAADGFHARVVQHEYDHLIGKLYPMRITDFTRFGFTEVLFPGLDPAEDD from the coding sequence ATGATTCGCGAGATCCTGAAGATGGGCGATCCGCGCCTGCTCGAAATCGCCAAACCGGTCGAGCGGTTCGATACACCCGAGCTGCACGAGATCGTCGCGGACATGTTCGAGACGATGCACCATGCGAACGGCGCCGGGCTGGCTGCGCCGCAGATCGGCATCGGGCTGCAGATCATCATCTTCGGCTTCGGCAACAACAACCGCTACCCGGATGCGCCGCCGGTGCCCGAGACCGTGCTGATCAACCCGAAGATCGAATACATGCCGCCGGACATGGAAGAGGGCTGGGAAGGCTGCCTGTCGGTGCCGGGCATGCGCGGCGTCGTCAGCCGCTACGCGAAGGTGCGCTACAGCGGCTTCGACCAGTTCGGCGCGAAGATCGACCGCGCCGCCGACGGTTTTCACGCGCGCGTGGTCCAGCATGAATACGACCACCTGATCGGCAAGCTGTATCCGATGCGGATCACCGACTTCACGCGCTTCGGCTTCACCGAGGTGCTGTTCCCGGGGCTCGATCCGGCGGAAGACGACTGA
- the ligA gene encoding NAD-dependent DNA ligase LigA, translating to MARTQAEPPASQPDARAAWLRDQLERANYAYYVLDQPDLPDAEYDRLFRELQQLETDHPELVTPDSPTQRVGGEAAGGFTPVVHDAPMLSLNNGFADEDIVAFDKRVADALDKTTDLAGSVTEPVEYACELKFDGLAISLRYERGVFVQASTRGDGTTGEDVTENVRTIRSIPLKLKGKNVPAVLDVRGEVLMFKRDFARLNERQRAAEQREFANPRNAAAGSLRQLDSKITAQRPLSFFSYGIGVLDGMPMPDTHSALLDWYETLGLPVNRERAVVHGADGLLGFFRKVGEKRESLPYDIDGVVYKVNRRDEQERLGFVSRAPRFALAHKFPAQEALTKLVAIDVQVGRTGAITPVARLEPVFVGGATVTNATLHNEDEVRRKDIRIGDTVIVRRAGDVIPEVVGALLDRRPDDAAEFVMPTECPVCGSKIERLPDEAIARCTGGLFCPAQRKQALWHFAQRRALDIDGLGEKIIDQLVELNLVRTPADLFNLGFATLAELDRFAEKSAQNLLDSLEKAKHTTLARFIYGLGIRHVGESTAKDLAKHFGSLTPIMDASIDELLEVNDVGPIVAESLHQFFAEEHNRTVIEQLRAPGKVTWPEGPPAPKAPQGVLAGKTVVLTGTLPTLTRDAAKEMLEAAGAKVAGSVSKKTDYVVAGAEAGSKLAKAEELGIPVLDEDGLHQLLEGNTP from the coding sequence ATGGCCCGAACCCAAGCCGAACCGCCAGCCAGCCAGCCCGACGCGCGCGCCGCGTGGCTGCGCGACCAACTCGAGCGGGCGAACTACGCCTATTACGTACTCGACCAGCCGGATCTGCCCGACGCCGAATACGATCGGCTGTTCCGCGAGCTGCAGCAGCTCGAAACCGACCATCCCGAACTCGTGACGCCCGATTCGCCGACGCAGCGCGTCGGCGGCGAAGCGGCCGGCGGCTTCACGCCGGTCGTCCACGACGCGCCGATGCTGTCGCTGAACAACGGCTTCGCCGACGAGGACATCGTCGCGTTCGACAAGCGCGTCGCCGACGCGCTCGACAAGACGACCGATCTCGCCGGCTCGGTGACGGAGCCCGTCGAATACGCGTGCGAACTGAAGTTCGACGGCCTCGCGATCTCGCTGCGCTACGAGCGCGGCGTGTTCGTGCAGGCGTCGACGCGCGGCGACGGCACGACGGGCGAGGACGTGACCGAAAACGTGCGCACGATCCGCTCGATCCCGCTGAAGCTGAAGGGCAAGAACGTGCCGGCCGTGCTCGACGTGCGCGGCGAGGTGCTGATGTTCAAGCGCGATTTCGCACGCCTGAACGAACGCCAGCGCGCGGCCGAGCAGCGCGAATTCGCGAACCCGCGCAATGCGGCGGCCGGCAGCCTGCGCCAGCTCGACTCGAAGATCACCGCGCAGCGTCCGCTGTCGTTCTTCTCGTACGGAATCGGCGTGCTCGACGGGATGCCGATGCCCGACACGCACAGCGCGCTGCTCGACTGGTACGAAACGCTCGGCCTGCCGGTGAACCGCGAGCGCGCGGTCGTGCACGGCGCCGACGGATTGCTCGGCTTCTTCCGCAAGGTCGGCGAGAAGCGCGAGTCGCTGCCGTACGACATCGACGGCGTCGTCTACAAGGTCAACCGGCGCGACGAGCAGGAGCGCCTCGGCTTCGTGTCGCGCGCGCCGCGCTTCGCGCTCGCGCACAAGTTTCCCGCACAGGAAGCGCTGACGAAGCTCGTCGCGATCGACGTGCAGGTCGGCCGCACGGGCGCGATCACGCCGGTCGCGCGCCTGGAGCCCGTGTTCGTCGGCGGTGCGACCGTGACCAACGCGACGCTGCACAACGAGGACGAGGTGCGCCGCAAGGACATCCGGATCGGCGATACCGTGATCGTGCGACGCGCGGGCGACGTGATCCCCGAAGTGGTCGGCGCGCTGCTCGACCGGCGTCCGGACGATGCGGCCGAATTCGTGATGCCGACCGAATGCCCGGTGTGCGGCTCGAAGATCGAGCGCCTGCCGGACGAAGCGATCGCGCGCTGCACGGGCGGCCTGTTCTGCCCGGCGCAGCGCAAGCAGGCGCTGTGGCACTTCGCGCAGCGCCGCGCGCTCGACATCGACGGGCTCGGCGAGAAGATCATCGACCAGCTCGTCGAGCTGAATCTCGTGCGCACGCCGGCCGACCTGTTCAATCTCGGTTTCGCGACACTCGCCGAGCTCGACCGGTTCGCCGAGAAGTCTGCACAGAATCTGCTCGACTCGCTCGAGAAGGCGAAGCACACGACGCTCGCGCGCTTCATCTACGGGCTCGGCATCCGCCATGTCGGCGAATCGACCGCGAAGGATCTCGCGAAGCATTTCGGCTCGCTGACGCCGATCATGGATGCATCGATCGACGAACTGCTCGAAGTCAACGACGTCGGGCCGATCGTCGCCGAGTCGCTCCACCAGTTCTTCGCAGAAGAGCACAACCGGACCGTGATCGAGCAGTTGCGCGCGCCGGGCAAGGTCACGTGGCCCGAAGGGCCGCCCGCGCCGAAGGCGCCGCAGGGCGTGCTGGCCGGCAAGACCGTCGTGCTGACGGGCACGCTGCCGACGCTCACGCGCGATGCCGCGAAGGAGATGCTCGAAGCGGCGGGCGCGAAAGTTGCGGGCTCGGTATCGAAGAAGACGGATTACGTGGTCGCGGGCGCCGAAGCCGGCAGCAAGCTCGCGAAGGCCGAGGAACTCGGCATCCCCGTGCTGGACGAAGACGGACTGCACCAACTCCTGGAGGGCAATACGCCATGA
- a CDS encoding cell division protein ZipA C-terminal FtsZ-binding domain-containing protein has product MDELTLGLIGAGAVVVGGVVVYNAWQGAKVRRRMPRPMPEEAAEAMNRPERDEELPFIEPVRQPVRREPAAPVAAAAAPAEAARVEPTFGGAAPADMPADLQAEATGADLPSESAESAAGEAAVPAVVQEAAAEPAESSEPVLPAATTISSTPPAIVDRRIDCIVPIRLAGPLPGDKILPAAQRLRRAGSKPVHIEGKPEGGQWELLQNGVRYEELRAAAQLANRSGALNELEFSEFVTGVQQFADTIDGAPEFPDMMETVAMARELDAFAAQCDAQLSINVMSDGAPWSANYVQAVASQDGLLLSRDGTRFVKLDAKQNPVFMLQFGDTNFLRDDLTYKGGNMITLVLDVPVAEEDILPFRLMCDYAKSLSERIGARVVDDSRRPLPESTLLAIEQQLMKLYAKLEEAGIPAGSPVTRRLFSQ; this is encoded by the coding sequence ATGGACGAGTTGACACTCGGTTTGATCGGCGCGGGCGCCGTCGTGGTGGGCGGCGTCGTGGTCTACAACGCATGGCAGGGCGCGAAGGTGCGGCGCAGGATGCCGCGCCCGATGCCGGAGGAAGCGGCCGAGGCGATGAACCGCCCCGAGCGCGACGAAGAGTTGCCGTTCATCGAGCCGGTGCGTCAGCCGGTGCGCCGCGAGCCTGCGGCACCGGTCGCGGCGGCCGCCGCGCCGGCCGAAGCCGCGCGCGTCGAGCCGACGTTCGGAGGCGCGGCGCCTGCGGACATGCCGGCCGATCTGCAGGCCGAGGCGACCGGCGCCGACCTGCCGTCCGAGTCGGCCGAATCGGCCGCCGGTGAAGCAGCGGTGCCTGCCGTCGTGCAGGAAGCGGCCGCCGAGCCGGCCGAGTCGTCCGAACCCGTGCTGCCGGCCGCGACGACGATCTCGTCGACGCCGCCCGCGATCGTCGACCGCCGGATCGACTGCATCGTACCGATCCGCCTCGCCGGGCCGCTGCCGGGCGACAAGATCCTGCCGGCCGCGCAGCGGCTGCGCCGCGCGGGCAGCAAGCCCGTGCACATCGAAGGCAAGCCGGAAGGCGGCCAGTGGGAGCTGCTGCAGAACGGCGTGCGCTACGAAGAGTTGCGCGCGGCCGCGCAGCTCGCGAACCGCAGCGGCGCGCTGAACGAGCTCGAATTCTCCGAATTCGTGACGGGCGTCCAGCAGTTCGCCGACACGATCGACGGCGCACCGGAATTCCCGGACATGATGGAGACGGTGGCGATGGCGCGCGAACTCGACGCGTTTGCCGCGCAGTGCGACGCGCAACTGTCGATCAACGTGATGTCGGACGGCGCGCCGTGGTCGGCGAACTACGTGCAGGCGGTCGCATCGCAGGACGGGTTGCTGCTGTCGCGCGACGGCACGCGTTTCGTGAAGCTCGACGCGAAGCAGAACCCCGTGTTCATGCTGCAGTTCGGCGACACGAACTTCCTGCGCGACGACCTCACGTACAAGGGCGGCAACATGATCACGCTGGTGCTCGACGTGCCGGTCGCCGAAGAGGACATCCTGCCGTTCCGGCTGATGTGCGATTACGCGAAATCGCTGTCCGAGCGGATCGGCGCGCGGGTCGTCGACGATTCGCGCCGGCCGCTGCCGGAGTCGACGCTGCTCGCGATCGAGCAGCAGTTGATGAAGCTGTACGCGAAGCTCGAGGAAGCCGGCATCCCGGCCGGTTCGCCGGTCACGCGCCGACTCTTCAGCCAGTAA
- the smc gene encoding chromosome segregation protein SMC: MRLSSIKLAGFKSFVDPTHFQVPGQLVGVVGPNGCGKSNIIDAVRWVLGESRASELRGESMQDVIFNGSTARKPGSRASVELIFDNSDGRAAGQWGQYGEIAVKRVLTRDGTSSYYINNLPARRRDIQDIFLGTGLGPRAYAIIGQGMIARIIEAKPEELRVFLEEAAGVSKYKERRRETENRLHDTRENLTRVEDIVRELGANLEKLEAQAVVATKYKELVADGEEKQRLLWLLRKNEAAGEQQKQQRAIEQAQIDLEAQTARLREVESQLETLRVAHYSASDAMQGAQGALYEANAEVSRLEAEIKFIVESRNRVQAQIAALNAQREQWRAQAEKSQDELEEAEEARAMADEKAALAEDNAAAKHDALPALEAKWRDAQAQLNDERARIAQTEQSLKLEAAHQRNADQQLQQLQQRHERLKSEAGGLDAPDEAQLEELRMQLAEQEEILAEAQARLADAQETVPRLDGERRAAQERVQAEGAQIHQLEARLAALKQLQENVQTEGKVQPWLDKHELGALPRLWKKLHVEAGWEAALEAVLRERLAALEVSNLDWVKAFATDAPPAKLAFYAPPAAGEPPAAVAGLRPVLSLVRIDDAGIRAVLNDWLGNVYVADDVAQALATRTQLPAGGAFVVKAGHIVTRVGVQLYAADSEQAGMLARQQEIENLTRQVRAQALLADEARTAAVRAEAAHTQATQALGDVRAQAERATQRVHALQMDVLKLAQAHERYTQRSTQIREELEEIGAQIEEQRALRAESEANFERFDGELAELQARFEDNQLAFESLDESLTQARQEARDLERGANDARFAARNAVTRIDELKRSIQVAHEQSERVAASLEDARAELETINEQTAHTGLQDALEIRAVKEEALQAARIELDDLTAKLRASDEQRLVAERSLQPLRDRITELQLKEQAARLSVEQFAEQLATAEVDEAALSEKLTPDLKPSYLQGEVTRLNNAINALGPVNMAALDELKAASERKVFLDAQSADLIDAITTLEDAIHKIDQETRTLLQGTFDEVNRHFSDLFPRLFGGGQAKLIMTGDEILDAGVQVMAQPPGKKNATIHLLSGGEKALTATALVFAMFQLNPAPFCLLDEVDAPLDDANTERFANLVRAMSDKTQFLFISHNKIAMEMAQQLIGVTMQEQGVSRIVAVDMETAAGFAQN; this comes from the coding sequence GTGCGTCTGAGCTCGATCAAACTCGCTGGCTTCAAATCCTTCGTCGATCCCACGCATTTCCAGGTTCCGGGCCAGCTTGTCGGCGTGGTGGGCCCGAACGGGTGCGGCAAGTCCAACATCATCGACGCCGTGCGCTGGGTGCTCGGCGAGTCGCGCGCCTCCGAGCTGCGCGGCGAATCGATGCAGGACGTGATCTTCAACGGCTCGACCGCCCGCAAGCCCGGCAGCCGGGCCAGCGTCGAGCTGATCTTCGACAACTCCGACGGCCGCGCGGCCGGGCAGTGGGGCCAGTACGGCGAAATCGCCGTGAAGCGCGTGCTGACGCGCGACGGCACGTCGAGCTACTACATCAACAACCTGCCGGCCCGCCGCCGCGACATCCAGGACATCTTCCTCGGCACCGGCCTCGGGCCGCGTGCGTACGCGATCATCGGGCAGGGCATGATCGCGCGGATCATCGAGGCGAAGCCGGAAGAGCTGCGCGTGTTCCTCGAGGAAGCCGCGGGCGTGTCGAAGTACAAGGAACGCCGCCGCGAAACCGAGAACCGCCTGCACGACACGCGCGAGAACCTGACGCGCGTCGAGGACATCGTCCGCGAACTCGGCGCGAACCTCGAGAAGCTCGAGGCGCAGGCGGTCGTTGCGACCAAGTACAAGGAACTCGTCGCCGACGGCGAGGAGAAGCAGCGCCTGTTGTGGCTGCTGCGCAAGAACGAGGCCGCCGGCGAGCAGCAGAAGCAGCAGCGTGCGATCGAACAGGCGCAGATCGACCTCGAGGCGCAGACGGCCAGGTTGCGCGAGGTCGAGTCGCAGCTCGAGACGCTGCGCGTTGCGCATTACTCGGCGAGCGACGCGATGCAGGGCGCGCAGGGCGCGCTCTACGAGGCGAATGCCGAGGTGAGCCGCCTCGAAGCCGAGATCAAGTTCATCGTCGAATCGCGCAATCGCGTGCAGGCGCAGATCGCCGCGCTGAACGCGCAGCGCGAGCAATGGCGCGCGCAGGCCGAGAAGTCGCAGGACGAGCTCGAGGAAGCCGAAGAGGCGCGTGCGATGGCCGACGAGAAGGCCGCGCTCGCCGAGGACAACGCAGCCGCGAAGCACGACGCGCTGCCGGCGCTCGAGGCGAAGTGGCGCGACGCGCAGGCGCAGCTCAACGACGAGCGCGCGCGGATCGCGCAGACCGAACAGTCGCTGAAGCTCGAAGCCGCGCACCAGCGCAACGCCGACCAGCAGCTCCAGCAGCTTCAGCAGCGTCATGAGCGCCTGAAGAGCGAAGCGGGCGGGCTCGATGCGCCGGACGAGGCGCAGCTCGAAGAGTTGCGCATGCAGCTCGCCGAGCAGGAGGAAATCCTCGCCGAAGCGCAGGCGCGTCTCGCCGACGCGCAGGAAACGGTGCCGCGCCTCGACGGCGAACGCCGTGCCGCGCAGGAGCGCGTGCAGGCCGAAGGCGCGCAGATCCACCAGCTCGAGGCACGCCTCGCCGCGCTGAAGCAGCTTCAGGAAAACGTGCAGACCGAAGGCAAGGTGCAGCCGTGGCTCGACAAGCACGAGCTCGGCGCGCTGCCGCGCCTGTGGAAGAAGCTGCACGTCGAGGCTGGCTGGGAAGCGGCGCTCGAAGCCGTGCTGCGCGAGCGCCTCGCCGCGCTCGAAGTGTCGAATCTCGATTGGGTGAAGGCGTTCGCGACCGATGCACCGCCCGCGAAGCTCGCGTTCTACGCGCCGCCCGCGGCCGGCGAACCGCCCGCGGCGGTGGCCGGGCTGCGTCCGGTGCTGTCGCTCGTGCGCATCGACGACGCGGGCATTCGCGCGGTGCTGAACGACTGGCTCGGCAACGTCTATGTCGCCGACGATGTCGCGCAGGCGCTTGCGACGCGCACGCAGCTGCCGGCAGGCGGTGCATTCGTCGTCAAGGCCGGCCATATCGTCACGCGCGTCGGCGTGCAGTTGTACGCGGCCGATTCGGAGCAGGCCGGGATGCTGGCCCGCCAGCAGGAAATCGAGAACCTGACGCGCCAGGTGCGTGCGCAGGCACTGCTCGCCGACGAGGCGCGCACGGCCGCCGTGCGCGCGGAAGCCGCGCATACGCAGGCCACGCAGGCGCTCGGCGACGTGCGCGCGCAGGCCGAGCGTGCGACGCAGCGTGTGCATGCACTGCAGATGGACGTACTGAAGCTCGCGCAGGCACACGAGCGCTATACGCAGCGCAGCACGCAGATCCGCGAGGAACTCGAGGAAATCGGTGCGCAGATCGAAGAACAGCGCGCGCTGCGCGCGGAGTCGGAAGCGAATTTCGAACGCTTCGACGGCGAACTCGCGGAGCTGCAGGCACGCTTCGAAGATAACCAGCTCGCGTTCGAATCGCTCGACGAGTCGCTGACGCAGGCGCGTCAGGAAGCGCGTGACCTGGAGCGCGGCGCGAACGACGCGCGCTTCGCCGCACGCAACGCGGTGACCCGGATCGACGAGCTCAAGCGCAGCATCCAGGTTGCGCACGAGCAGAGCGAGCGCGTCGCCGCATCGCTGGAAGACGCGCGCGCCGAGCTCGAGACGATCAACGAGCAGACCGCGCACACGGGCCTGCAGGACGCACTCGAGATTCGTGCGGTGAAGGAGGAAGCGCTGCAGGCCGCGCGGATCGAGCTCGACGACCTGACCGCGAAGCTGCGCGCGTCGGACGAGCAGCGCCTCGTCGCCGAGCGTTCGCTGCAGCCGCTGCGCGACCGCATCACCGAGCTGCAGCTGAAGGAGCAGGCCGCGCGCCTGTCCGTCGAGCAGTTCGCCGAGCAGCTCGCGACGGCCGAGGTCGACGAGGCCGCGCTGAGCGAGAAGCTGACGCCGGATCTGAAACCGTCGTACCTGCAGGGCGAGGTCACCCGGCTCAACAATGCGATCAACGCGCTCGGCCCGGTGAACATGGCCGCGCTCGACGAGCTGAAGGCCGCGAGCGAGCGCAAGGTGTTCCTCGACGCGCAGTCGGCCGACCTGATCGACGCGATCACGACGCTCGAGGACGCGATCCACAAGATCGACCAGGAAACCCGCACGCTGCTGCAGGGTACCTTCGACGAGGTCAACCGCCACTTCAGCGACCTGTTCCCGCGCCTGTTCGGCGGCGGCCAGGCGAAGCTGATCATGACGGGCGACGAGATCCTCGATGCCGGCGTGCAGGTGATGGCGCAGCCGCCCGGCAAGAAGAACGCGACGATTCACCTGCTGTCGGGCGGCGAGAAAGCGCTGACCGCGACCGCGCTGGTGTTCGCGATGTTCCAGTTGAACCCGGCGCCGTTCTGTCTGCTCGACGAGGTCGACGCGCCGCTCGACGACGCGAACACCGAACGTTTCGCGAATCTCGTGCGCGCGATGTCCGACAAGACGCAGTTCCTGTTCATCTCGCACAACAAGATCGCGATGGAGATGGCGCAGCAGCTGATCGGCGTGACGATGCAGGAGCAGGGCGTGTCGCGGATCGTGGCGGTGGACATGGAAACCGCAGCGGGTTTTGCCCAGAATTGA
- a CDS encoding DMT family transporter produces the protein MNNAVRGSLPTLAILIGASVWGLIWYPLRILASLGVTGTLASALTSVVAFLFVIVTRHRTIATLRWHWVLPGIAVTAGVTNLGFVWGTIHGEVLRVMLLFYLTPAWTAIYAHFLLRERLTWAGAGLAALSIGGAMLMLWSPKLGLPLPANPAEWAGLAAGLSFAMSNVLVIKASRELPGMRAEMRTATLFGGAAVFGAIASLFEGLPAVPAGGQLGVAALIVAAIGVTMAANNLLVQYGLARVPANRASIIMLFEIVITALSAWVFANELPSAREWAGGVCIVLATLLSSRVHRAAPAPGKPGDGRDGARAMV, from the coding sequence ATGAATAACGCGGTACGCGGCAGCCTGCCGACGCTGGCCATCCTGATCGGCGCGTCGGTATGGGGCCTGATCTGGTATCCGTTGCGGATCCTCGCATCGCTCGGCGTGACGGGCACGCTGGCGAGCGCGCTGACGAGCGTCGTCGCGTTCCTGTTCGTGATCGTCACGCGGCACCGTACGATCGCGACACTGCGCTGGCACTGGGTGCTGCCGGGCATCGCGGTCACGGCCGGCGTGACGAACCTCGGTTTCGTGTGGGGCACGATCCACGGCGAGGTGCTCCGCGTGATGCTGCTGTTCTACCTGACCCCCGCATGGACCGCGATTTACGCGCACTTCCTGCTGCGCGAGCGGCTGACCTGGGCAGGAGCGGGGCTGGCGGCGCTGTCGATCGGCGGCGCGATGCTGATGCTGTGGTCGCCGAAGCTCGGCTTGCCGCTGCCGGCCAACCCGGCCGAATGGGCCGGTCTCGCGGCCGGGCTGAGTTTCGCGATGAGCAACGTGCTCGTGATCAAGGCGAGCCGCGAGCTGCCCGGGATGCGCGCGGAGATGCGCACCGCGACGCTGTTCGGCGGCGCTGCGGTATTCGGCGCGATCGCGTCGCTGTTCGAAGGGTTGCCGGCCGTGCCGGCGGGCGGCCAGCTCGGCGTCGCCGCGCTGATCGTCGCCGCGATCGGCGTGACGATGGCGGCGAACAACCTGCTCGTGCAATATGGCCTCGCGCGCGTGCCGGCGAACCGTGCGTCGATCATCATGCTGTTCGAGATCGTGATCACCGCGCTGTCGGCGTGGGTGTTCGCGAACGAGCTGCCGAGCGCGCGCGAGTGGGCGGGCGGCGTGTGCATCGTGCTGGCGACACTGCTGTCGAGCAGGGTCCATCGTGCCGCGCCGGCACCGGGCAAACCCGGCGACGGTCGGGACGGCGCACGCGCGATGGTATGA
- the dapC gene encoding succinyldiaminopimelate transaminase produces MAASPVNPRLDSLQPYPFEKLRALFKDVTPSGALKPISFGIGEPKHPTPALIRDAVVAALDGLASYPATAGSDALRTSIAHWLERRYGLPAIDPATQVLPVSGSREALFSLAQTVIDARPSGHGEKAIVLCPNPFYQIYEGAALLAGAEPYFANSDPARNFACDYAAVPDDVWARTQLLYVCSPGNPTGAVLTLDDWRELFALSDRHGFVIASDECYSEIYFDEAAPPLGGLEAAHRLGRGFERLVMLSSLSKRSNVPGMRSGFVAGDAALLKKFLLYRTYHGAALSPVWQHASIAAWNDEAHVRENRALYLQKFNTVTPMLADVIDVKLPDAAFYLWADVSRTGLSDTEFARRLYADYNVTVLPGSYLARDAHGSNPGRDFIRIALVAGTPECVEGAQRIVDFCRSLAR; encoded by the coding sequence ATGGCCGCTTCGCCCGTGAACCCTCGACTCGACTCGCTCCAGCCCTATCCCTTCGAAAAGCTGCGCGCCCTGTTCAAGGACGTGACGCCCTCCGGCGCCCTCAAACCGATCAGCTTCGGCATCGGCGAGCCCAAGCACCCGACCCCGGCGCTGATCCGCGACGCCGTGGTGGCCGCGCTCGACGGCCTCGCGTCGTACCCGGCCACGGCCGGCTCGGACGCGCTGCGCACGTCGATCGCGCACTGGCTCGAGCGCCGCTACGGGCTGCCGGCGATCGATCCGGCCACGCAGGTGCTGCCCGTGTCGGGGTCGCGCGAGGCGCTGTTCTCGCTCGCGCAGACCGTGATCGACGCGCGCCCGTCCGGGCACGGCGAGAAGGCGATCGTACTCTGTCCGAATCCCTTCTATCAAATTTACGAAGGCGCGGCGCTGCTGGCCGGTGCCGAACCCTATTTCGCGAACAGCGACCCGGCCCGCAACTTCGCGTGCGACTACGCGGCCGTGCCCGACGACGTCTGGGCGCGCACGCAGCTGCTGTACGTGTGCTCGCCGGGCAACCCGACGGGCGCCGTGCTGACGCTCGACGACTGGCGCGAGCTGTTCGCGCTGTCCGACCGCCACGGTTTCGTGATCGCGTCCGATGAATGCTATTCGGAAATCTATTTCGACGAAGCGGCGCCGCCGCTCGGCGGCCTCGAGGCCGCGCACCGCCTCGGCCGCGGCTTCGAGCGGCTCGTGATGCTGTCGAGCCTGTCGAAGCGCTCGAACGTGCCGGGCATGCGCTCGGGCTTCGTCGCCGGCGACGCGGCGCTGCTGAAGAAATTCCTGCTGTACCGCACGTACCACGGCGCGGCGCTGTCGCCGGTCTGGCAGCACGCCAGCATCGCCGCGTGGAACGACGAGGCGCACGTGCGCGAGAACCGCGCGCTGTACCTGCAGAAGTTCAATACGGTCACGCCGATGCTCGCCGACGTGATCGACGTGAAACTGCCCGACGCCGCGTTCTACCTGTGGGCCGACGTATCGCGCACCGGGCTGTCGGACACCGAGTTCGCCCGCCGCCTGTACGCCGACTATAATGTTACGGTTCTGCCCGGCTCGTACCTGGCGCGCGATGCGCACGGGTCGAATCCGGGCCGCGATTTCATCCGGATCGCGCTCGTCGCGGGCACCCCCGAATGCGTCGAGGGCGCGCAACGCATCGTCGATTTCTGCCGTTCTCTCGCGCGGTAA
- the dapD gene encoding 2,3,4,5-tetrahydropyridine-2,6-dicarboxylate N-succinyltransferase translates to MSQQLQQIIDTAWENRTELSPKAAPADVREAVAHAIEQLDKGALRVAEKIDGNWTVHQWLKKAVLLSFRLEDNAPMAAGGYSQFYDKVPSKFANYTAEDFAAGGFRVVPPAIARRGSFIAKNVVLMPSYTNIGAYVDEGTMVDTWATVGSCAQIGKNVHLSGGVGIGGVLEPLQANPVIIEDNCFIGARSEVVEGVIVEENSVISMGVYLGQSTKIYDRETGEVSYGRIPAGSVVVAGNLPSKDGSHSLYCAVIVKKVDAKTRAKVGLNELLRGD, encoded by the coding sequence ATGTCGCAACAACTTCAGCAAATCATCGATACCGCCTGGGAAAACCGCACCGAGCTGTCGCCGAAGGCCGCGCCCGCCGACGTCCGCGAGGCCGTCGCGCACGCGATCGAGCAACTCGACAAGGGTGCGCTGCGCGTCGCCGAGAAAATCGACGGCAACTGGACCGTGCATCAGTGGCTGAAGAAGGCCGTGCTGCTGTCGTTCCGTCTGGAGGACAACGCACCGATGGCGGCCGGCGGCTACTCGCAGTTCTACGACAAGGTACCGTCGAAGTTCGCGAACTACACGGCCGAAGACTTCGCCGCGGGCGGCTTCCGCGTCGTCCCGCCGGCCATCGCGCGCCGCGGCTCGTTCATCGCGAAGAACGTCGTGCTGATGCCGTCGTACACGAACATCGGCGCCTACGTCGACGAAGGCACGATGGTCGACACGTGGGCAACGGTCGGTTCGTGCGCGCAGATCGGCAAGAACGTGCACCTGTCGGGCGGCGTCGGCATCGGCGGCGTGCTCGAGCCGCTGCAGGCGAACCCCGTCATCATCGAAGACAACTGCTTCATCGGCGCGCGCTCGGAAGTCGTCGAAGGCGTGATCGTCGAGGAAAACTCGGTGATCTCGATGGGCGTGTACCTCGGCCAGAGCACGAAGATCTACGACCGCGAAACGGGCGAAGTCAGCTACGGCCGCATCCCGGCCGGCTCTGTCGTGGTCGCCGGCAACCTGCCGTCGAAGGACGGTTCGCACAGCCTGTACTGCGCGGTGATCGTCAAGAAGGTCGACGCGAAGACCCGCGCGAAGGTCGGCCTGAACGAGCTGCTGCGAGGCGACTGA
- a CDS encoding ArsC family reductase — translation MAKPHTVVVYGIPNCDTVKKARVWLDDHGVEFEFHDFKKLGVSAPLVEDWLKDVSLDALVNKRGTTWRGLDDAMKAAAETKTGAVALMIHKPSVIKRPVLVVNGRVKSLGFAADQYAALFAA, via the coding sequence ATGGCAAAGCCGCACACCGTGGTCGTCTACGGCATTCCGAACTGCGACACCGTGAAGAAGGCCCGCGTGTGGCTCGACGATCACGGCGTCGAATTCGAGTTCCACGATTTCAAGAAGCTCGGCGTCAGCGCGCCGCTGGTTGAAGACTGGCTGAAGGACGTGTCGCTCGACGCGCTCGTGAACAAGCGCGGCACCACGTGGCGCGGCCTGGACGACGCGATGAAGGCGGCCGCCGAAACGAAGACCGGCGCGGTCGCGCTGATGATCCACAAGCCGTCGGTCATCAAGCGCCCCGTGCTCGTCGTCAACGGCCGCGTGAAATCGCTCGGCTTCGCGGCCGATCAATACGCGGCGCTGTTTGCCGCATAG